The following coding sequences are from one Epilithonimonas vandammei window:
- a CDS encoding HEAT repeat domain-containing protein, with translation MKDSLKKYINDHRDEFDNLEVPDEMFDNIMSKLDNSTPSVGKTRSIFPLKTWAIAASVAVILSLGIFNLWQEKEIDKTVFATKQTQKKENEVLTNTSIVQEESETSIIENKIQKNTSKVLAYNNSDYPKQSIDNQNSIPNYNIEDENHSDRANAIELMNNQFSASSRLQGIALVKRFSDYDSKIIELLSEKAISDENTNVRLAAVSALEIQHQNPAVTERIQQIFVQQNDPMVQKELISFLAEKPSSELSPEVNTKLLALAQDPTTVDFVKDEAYAVLMKY, from the coding sequence ATGAAAGATTCGCTTAAAAAATATATCAATGACCATCGAGATGAATTTGACAATCTCGAAGTTCCTGACGAAATGTTTGACAATATAATGTCTAAATTGGATAACTCTACTCCATCCGTTGGGAAAACACGTTCGATATTTCCATTGAAAACCTGGGCCATCGCCGCTTCTGTTGCTGTCATTTTAAGTTTAGGAATCTTTAATTTATGGCAAGAAAAAGAAATTGACAAAACTGTTTTTGCAACTAAACAAACTCAGAAAAAGGAAAATGAAGTTCTAACTAATACTTCAATTGTTCAAGAAGAATCAGAAACATCAATAATAGAAAATAAAATACAAAAAAACACCTCAAAAGTCCTTGCATATAATAATTCTGACTATCCAAAACAATCAATAGATAATCAAAATTCTATTCCTAATTATAATATTGAAGATGAAAATCATTCTGATAGAGCCAACGCAATAGAATTGATGAATAACCAATTTTCTGCAAGTTCCAGATTGCAAGGGATTGCTTTGGTAAAGCGTTTTTCTGATTATGATTCAAAAATAATTGAATTACTTTCTGAAAAGGCGATTTCTGACGAAAATACCAATGTAAGATTGGCTGCCGTTTCTGCCTTAGAAATACAACATCAAAATCCGGCTGTAACAGAGAGGATTCAACAAATATTTGTTCAACAAAATGACCCGATGGTGCAGAAAGAATTGATTTCCTTTTTGGCTGAAAAACCATCTTCAGAGTTGAGTCCAGAAGTTAACACAAAACTTTTGGCACTCGCTCAAGACCCAACAACAGTAGATTTTGTGAAAGACGAAGCCTACGCTGTTCTAATGAAATATTAA
- a CDS encoding SGNH/GDSL hydrolase family protein: MNKMIYGLFFGDSITYGEYDGVFGGWVDILKRYALQKYNEGNNELILFNLGIGGETTEGLVNRIPHEMKARNSADGNIIFIGYGANDLAKKDGNQLVNPEQFKTNIEIAVQNAKQYSKDIYLVSILPLSENIDSKVSPTGKVRTNEDVLIYNQILKTIATENSLNYIDFHSVFLQDKEILLSKDGVHPNEKGYGMMAEIAIPIIEKYL, from the coding sequence ATGAACAAGATGATCTATGGATTATTCTTCGGAGACAGCATTACTTACGGAGAATATGACGGCGTTTTTGGCGGCTGGGTGGATATCCTAAAACGATATGCTTTGCAGAAATATAATGAGGGAAACAATGAATTGATTCTTTTCAATCTTGGAATCGGTGGCGAAACAACGGAAGGTTTGGTTAATAGAATTCCACACGAGATGAAAGCCAGAAATTCTGCTGATGGAAACATCATTTTCATCGGTTACGGAGCTAATGATTTGGCAAAAAAAGATGGAAATCAATTGGTAAATCCTGAACAATTCAAAACTAATATTGAAATTGCTGTTCAAAACGCTAAACAATATTCCAAAGACATCTATCTGGTAAGCATTCTTCCTCTTTCAGAAAACATCGATTCGAAAGTTTCTCCAACAGGAAAAGTGAGAACCAATGAAGATGTTTTAATTTATAATCAAATCCTTAAAACTATTGCAACTGAAAATTCATTAAATTATATTGATTTTCATTCTGTTTTTTTGCAGGATAAAGAGATTTTACTTTCCAAAGATGGTGTTCATCCCAACGAAAAAGGTTACGGAATGATGGCTGAAATTGCAATTCCAATTATTGAAAAATATCTTTAA
- a CDS encoding PmeII family type II restriction endonuclease, whose product MTEEQRIEILNNAKDFFRSEIVISHIEGACKRASKLSEYNVNPFLFKYLANFLTGNDNAESIAKALVLPRILGSSINTSFGMKVQKLIGQLFQGLGSTTSGIDIEFIDGIDGRRKYCQLKAGPNTINHDDVTTVINHFNGVRNLARTNNLNVGINDMIVGVIYGEETELSSHYKRISQCYPVIIGKEFWYRLTGKENFYLDLIDAIGDVALEVDGSHIVEQTISNLAIEIQAKYFD is encoded by the coding sequence ATGACAGAAGAACAAAGGATTGAGATTTTAAACAATGCAAAAGACTTTTTTAGAAGTGAAATTGTAATTAGTCATATTGAAGGTGCTTGTAAACGTGCGAGTAAATTATCTGAATATAATGTAAACCCTTTCTTGTTTAAATATCTTGCAAATTTTCTTACTGGAAATGATAACGCCGAAAGTATTGCAAAAGCATTAGTCTTACCAAGAATTCTTGGTTCTTCTATAAATACTTCCTTTGGTATGAAAGTCCAAAAATTGATTGGCCAACTATTCCAAGGATTAGGCTCTACAACATCTGGAATTGATATTGAATTTATTGACGGAATTGATGGTCGAAGAAAATATTGTCAACTAAAAGCTGGTCCGAATACAATAAATCACGATGATGTTACCACAGTAATCAATCACTTCAATGGTGTGAGAAATTTAGCGAGAACCAACAATCTTAATGTTGGAATAAATGATATGATTGTGGGCGTTATTTATGGTGAAGAAACCGAATTGAGTTCTCACTATAAAAGAATATCGCAATGTTATCCAGTAATCATTGGAAAAGAATTTTGGTATAGATTAACAGGAAAAGAAAATTTTTATCTTGATTTAATTGATGCCATTGGCGACGTTGCATTAGAAGTAGATGGAAGTCATATTGTAGAACAGACTATTTCAAATCTAGCAATAGAAATTCAAGCAAAATATTTTGATTAA
- a CDS encoding DUF4097 family beta strand repeat-containing protein, translating into MKKIYLIMFALMTVSFQAQENTTQAITTKENSKTYKVNKNKGKLLINLGQVIVEGYKGNEIVFSLEGKTPAEDKRAEGLQAVNVLGLVDNTGLGINVSEKDGILEVNPLKKISSPSIKILVPENVIVSFKHQSQYGGKVVFRNMQNEIEIAATYNNVQLENITGPATVKSIYGNVEAVFSQNVKGPLSIISVYGHTDVSLPKSVKANLKATTSYGEIYISPDFKIEQEKKTEDDLIHYGNDLVGKVNGGGTDIEVRSDYSKIYLRAK; encoded by the coding sequence ATGAAAAAGATATATTTAATTATGTTTGCCTTGATGACGGTTTCCTTCCAAGCGCAGGAAAATACAACTCAAGCAATTACAACAAAAGAAAACTCGAAGACTTACAAAGTCAATAAAAACAAAGGAAAATTACTCATCAATCTTGGGCAAGTAATAGTAGAAGGTTATAAAGGCAATGAAATCGTTTTCTCTTTGGAAGGTAAAACGCCTGCAGAAGACAAACGTGCAGAAGGGCTACAGGCAGTCAATGTTTTAGGACTTGTAGATAATACCGGACTTGGAATTAATGTCAGCGAAAAAGATGGCATTTTGGAAGTCAATCCATTGAAAAAAATCTCGTCTCCATCGATTAAAATTTTGGTTCCTGAGAATGTGATTGTTTCATTTAAACATCAGTCTCAATACGGCGGAAAAGTTGTGTTCAGAAATATGCAAAATGAGATTGAGATCGCTGCAACTTACAACAATGTTCAGCTAGAAAATATCACAGGACCGGCAACTGTAAAGTCTATCTATGGAAATGTGGAAGCGGTTTTCAGCCAAAACGTGAAAGGTCCTTTATCCATTATTTCGGTTTATGGACACACAGATGTCAGCCTTCCAAAATCGGTAAAAGCAAACCTGAAAGCGACAACTTCGTATGGCGAAATCTATATTTCCCCGGATTTCAAAATCGAACAAGAAAAGAAAACAGAAGACGATTTGATTCATTATGGTAATGACCTTGTCGGAAAAGTGAATGGCGGCGGAACGGATATAGAAGTTCGTTCAGATTACAGTAAAATCTATTTGAGAGCAAAATGA
- a CDS encoding RNA polymerase sigma factor: protein MKTTAENINDKELLERCGSGDNSGYSLLYQRYSKAVFNSIYRIVNDREDAEDILQEVFLKAFSEIKSLKNVESFGGWIKRIAINQSLNFLRKNKIYFTEIEDDKILDIEDDELEAKLTMESRVKELQNIIAGFPLQTRTIVNLYLFEEMPQEEIAKILNIPHGTVRSYYHRAKKKIFEKLNPKHQNEIAFNQKLAHKNLQR, encoded by the coding sequence TTGAAGACAACAGCAGAAAATATCAATGACAAAGAATTGTTGGAACGATGCGGTTCTGGAGACAATTCGGGGTATTCTCTACTCTATCAGCGTTATTCTAAAGCTGTTTTCAATTCCATCTATCGTATTGTCAATGATAGAGAAGATGCGGAAGATATTCTTCAGGAGGTTTTTTTAAAAGCATTTTCTGAAATCAAATCCCTGAAAAATGTAGAAAGTTTTGGAGGTTGGATCAAGCGAATCGCCATCAATCAATCGCTTAATTTTCTTCGGAAAAATAAAATCTATTTTACTGAAATTGAAGATGATAAAATATTGGACATAGAAGATGACGAATTGGAGGCAAAGCTGACTATGGAATCTCGTGTGAAAGAACTTCAAAATATTATTGCAGGATTTCCTTTGCAGACAAGAACAATTGTCAATCTTTATTTGTTCGAGGAAATGCCACAGGAAGAAATCGCAAAGATTTTAAATATACCGCACGGAACAGTAAGAAGTTATTACCATCGTGCTAAAAAGAAAATTTTTGAAAAATTAAACCCAAAACACCAGAATGAAATCGCCTTTAACCAAAAATTGGCGCACAAAAACCTACAAAGATAA
- a CDS encoding GLPGLI family protein, giving the protein MKFKLLLSLSAVISSIAIFSQSYKIIYDFKWKTEEHSKDYNSELTVLLKNDDNSYFESLAKFKYDSLKTKLVDEGSRSFPSPKLQWKLQPLIHKDLKSQTTITEENFFDKVYLTTYACKPIWKIQQEKSKLFNYNIQKAEINFGGRKWIAWFTNEIPISDGPYKFFGLPGLILKISDSEENFIFEIKGLTKEQYNIEGRNAYDSKVNLTPKQWETFWSKYQKDPSMIFANLNSPNNTFTYVYHGLSVDSKEAKEMYNKTEKEKIDIFKIPIEIKLCQQ; this is encoded by the coding sequence ATGAAATTCAAACTATTATTAAGCTTATCTGCAGTCATCAGTTCCATTGCAATATTTTCACAATCGTATAAAATCATCTACGACTTCAAATGGAAAACAGAAGAACATTCAAAAGATTACAATTCGGAGTTAACTGTTCTTTTAAAAAATGATGACAATTCTTATTTCGAATCTTTGGCAAAATTCAAATATGATTCGTTAAAAACCAAGTTGGTGGATGAGGGAAGCAGAAGTTTTCCAAGCCCAAAGCTACAATGGAAATTACAGCCTTTAATTCATAAAGATTTGAAATCTCAAACTACAATTACTGAAGAAAATTTTTTCGACAAAGTCTATTTAACAACTTATGCTTGCAAACCAATTTGGAAAATTCAACAGGAAAAAAGTAAGTTATTCAATTATAATATTCAGAAAGCGGAAATAAATTTTGGAGGTAGAAAATGGATTGCGTGGTTTACCAATGAAATCCCGATAAGCGATGGACCTTACAAGTTTTTTGGTTTACCAGGACTTATTCTGAAAATATCAGATTCTGAGGAGAATTTTATTTTCGAAATTAAAGGTCTTACCAAAGAACAATATAATATTGAAGGACGTAACGCTTACGATTCCAAAGTGAATCTTACGCCTAAACAATGGGAAACATTTTGGAGCAAATATCAAAAAGACCCATCGATGATTTTCGCCAATCTTAATTCTCCTAATAATACCTTTACTTACGTCTATCACGGCCTAAGCGTAGATAGCAAAGAAGCTAAAGAGATGTACAACAAAACGGAAAAAGAAAAAATCGATATTTTTAAAATCCCAATTGAAATCAAATTGTGTCAACAATAA
- a CDS encoding AsmA-like C-terminal region-containing protein, with protein MSAVNVKTVLLKILKWLGISIASILFLMFIIPILFPGTISQQVKIFANQHLAGELDYKKTHLTFFRHFPSLTVSVDDFILKGSKPFEQDTLLAAKDVSVGINLKNLIFNQEIKIDEIYVNDATANVFVNSKGQANYNVYVSKPSEKPKDTTGTGASIKLDLIKLKNWNIKYNDHAANVLVNAKGLNYTGKGGLSEDIFDLETDLDIDKLDFALNRIWYAQQKTLHADLITRINTNALTFVLRKNELRINELPLKFTGFVSILKDGYNLNINAASEKTTIKDMLSVLPPQYLSWVKDTKIEGNSDLFFSLKGRFSEPKNQKPDLKASLKVNNGFVSNSKAPVPMNNLNMDLNVELPALDTEKLLLDLRNLSFDLGKNNQFRAKVRTQGLNEMNINANIKGGIDLATLDAALGLKDIELKGLMNTDIQSNGIFNLDKKLFPKTKGYFNLKNGWLKTKYYTNPIQNINILANIHNTDGTFKSLGVKLDPFKFDFEGNPVFVNADLQNFEDVLYKVRAKGVLNVGRIYKVFAKEGFDVSGLIMADLSLNGRQSYATTGQYHKLDNRGNLILKNIKATTEYLPKSFFIKEGNFEFENEKMWFRKFFATYGKSDFALNGYLLNTINYFIERKGTLHGKFHLKSNYILIDEFMALKEGDNKDKSLSVEYAKEEHPKSSGVVIVPKNLDVALEANAKKVEFKGLGLNNLLGLASVSKGEVYLKNTSFDIIGSRMKIDARYQDESPITANYDVALNVADFDVQRAYKEIDMVREMATAAKDVKGIVSLDYKLKGDFDSNMKPIYPSLEGGGNVNLRDVEVKNLKMLSTIGDNIGANAFDNPDMKGVDINTTINNNLIHVEPFTFKVSVLRPTISGTTSFNGLLDFRVRVGLPPAGWIGFPIVVTGTHEKPKIKIFSKTGQGIVEALYNTKSNKVIREEKRAEKKSRAQQRKEKRAQEKKAENAEKQIDKDLKKK; from the coding sequence ATGAGTGCGGTTAATGTAAAAACAGTTTTATTGAAAATATTAAAGTGGCTAGGAATCAGCATTGCTTCTATCCTATTCCTAATGTTCATCATTCCTATACTTTTTCCAGGAACGATTTCTCAACAAGTCAAGATTTTTGCCAATCAACATCTTGCCGGAGAATTAGATTACAAGAAAACACACCTCACATTTTTCCGACACTTCCCCTCTCTCACGGTTTCTGTGGACGATTTTATATTGAAAGGTTCCAAACCTTTTGAGCAAGATACTTTGCTTGCCGCAAAAGATGTTTCTGTAGGAATCAACTTGAAAAATCTGATTTTTAATCAAGAAATAAAAATTGATGAGATTTATGTAAACGACGCAACAGCTAATGTTTTCGTCAATTCTAAAGGACAAGCCAATTATAATGTTTACGTTTCAAAACCGTCCGAAAAACCAAAAGATACAACAGGAACCGGAGCATCCATTAAATTGGATTTAATTAAACTGAAAAACTGGAATATCAAATACAATGATCACGCAGCAAACGTTTTAGTTAATGCAAAAGGTCTTAATTATACAGGAAAAGGCGGTTTGAGCGAAGATATTTTCGATTTGGAAACCGACTTGGATATTGATAAACTTGATTTTGCTTTGAACCGGATTTGGTATGCACAGCAAAAAACTTTACACGCCGATTTGATTACGAGAATCAATACTAACGCTTTGACTTTCGTTTTGAGAAAAAATGAGTTAAGAATCAATGAACTTCCTTTGAAATTCACAGGATTTGTGAGTATTTTGAAAGATGGATATAACCTCAATATTAATGCGGCTTCGGAGAAAACGACGATTAAAGATATGTTGTCCGTTTTGCCACCGCAATATTTGAGCTGGGTTAAGGACACAAAAATTGAAGGAAACAGCGATTTGTTTTTTAGTTTGAAAGGAAGGTTCAGTGAGCCGAAAAATCAAAAACCAGATCTGAAAGCAAGCTTAAAGGTAAACAACGGTTTTGTTTCTAACAGCAAAGCGCCGGTTCCGATGAACAATCTGAATATGGATCTGAATGTCGAGTTACCTGCGCTAGACACAGAAAAACTCTTACTCGATTTGCGTAATCTAAGTTTTGATTTAGGCAAGAATAATCAATTCCGGGCAAAAGTCAGAACACAAGGTTTAAATGAAATGAACATCAATGCTAATATCAAAGGCGGAATCGATTTGGCAACTTTAGATGCAGCTTTAGGATTGAAAGATATTGAACTAAAAGGGCTTATGAATACTGATATTCAGTCGAATGGAATCTTTAACCTTGACAAAAAATTATTCCCGAAAACAAAAGGTTATTTCAATCTGAAAAATGGCTGGCTTAAAACTAAATATTACACAAATCCAATCCAGAATATCAATATTTTGGCGAATATTCATAATACGGACGGGACTTTCAAAAGTCTGGGTGTGAAGCTCGACCCGTTTAAATTTGATTTTGAAGGAAATCCTGTTTTTGTGAATGCCGATTTACAGAATTTCGAAGATGTTTTATACAAAGTCCGAGCAAAAGGGGTCTTGAATGTCGGCAGAATTTATAAGGTTTTTGCTAAAGAAGGGTTTGATGTCAGCGGATTAATTATGGCAGATTTATCCTTGAACGGCCGACAAAGTTATGCAACAACAGGACAATATCACAAGCTTGATAATAGAGGAAATTTAATTCTAAAAAATATCAAAGCCACAACCGAATATCTTCCGAAATCATTCTTCATCAAAGAAGGAAATTTCGAATTTGAGAATGAAAAAATGTGGTTCAGAAAATTCTTTGCAACTTACGGAAAATCCGATTTTGCTTTGAATGGTTATCTCTTGAACACCATCAATTATTTCATCGAAAGAAAAGGGACGCTTCACGGCAAATTCCATCTCAAATCCAATTATATTTTGATTGATGAATTTATGGCGCTGAAAGAAGGCGACAACAAAGACAAATCGCTTTCTGTAGAGTATGCGAAAGAAGAACATCCGAAAAGCAGTGGCGTTGTTATTGTTCCAAAAAATCTGGATGTCGCGTTGGAAGCTAATGCGAAAAAAGTAGAATTCAAAGGACTTGGATTGAACAATCTTTTAGGGTTAGCATCGGTCAGCAAAGGCGAAGTTTATCTGAAAAATACAAGCTTTGATATCATAGGAAGTAGAATGAAAATCGATGCAAGATATCAGGACGAATCACCAATCACAGCTAATTACGATGTTGCCTTAAATGTTGCAGACTTCGATGTTCAAAGGGCTTACAAAGAGATTGATATGGTGCGCGAAATGGCGACTGCCGCGAAAGACGTGAAAGGAATTGTCTCTTTGGATTACAAACTGAAAGGCGATTTTGACAGCAATATGAAACCTATCTATCCATCATTGGAAGGTGGCGGAAATGTTAATCTGAGAGACGTCGAAGTCAAAAACCTAAAAATGCTTTCGACGATTGGTGATAATATTGGCGCCAATGCTTTTGATAATCCGGATATGAAAGGCGTAGATATCAATACAACCATCAACAATAATTTGATTCACGTTGAACCATTTACTTTCAAAGTTTCTGTTCTGAGACCTACGATTAGTGGAACGACGAGTTTTAATGGTTTGCTGGATTTCCGAGTGAGAGTTGGATTACCACCCGCCGGCTGGATTGGATTCCCGATTGTAGTCACAGGAACGCACGAGAAACCGAAAATCAAAATCTTTAGCAAAACCGGACAAGGTATTGTAGAAGCCTTGTATAATACCAAATCCAACAAAGTCATCCGAGAAGAAAAACGCGCCGAGAAAAAATCCCGAGCACAACAACGAAAGGAAAAACGTGCTCAGGAAAAGAAAGCCGAGAATGCCGAAAAGCAGATTGATAAAGATTTGAAGAAGAAATAA
- a CDS encoding ribonuclease inhibitor — MKNEINNKKMTVINGGHFSDLEGFYNEVSELFMNDEDWKVGTLDGFDDILYRIDSDITWKNSQKSKEDLGFDLTKKFYENKIRIGKPFNVDLIQQKLGDLMNGKGQTLFEILVEIIESHQNIKLILD, encoded by the coding sequence ATGAAAAACGAAATCAATAATAAAAAAATGACCGTCATCAATGGCGGTCATTTTTCAGATTTAGAAGGATTTTACAACGAAGTTTCTGAACTTTTTATGAATGATGAAGATTGGAAAGTTGGTACTTTAGATGGCTTTGATGATATTTTGTATAGGATTGATTCAGATATTACGTGGAAAAATTCTCAAAAATCAAAAGAGGATTTAGGTTTTGATTTAACTAAAAAATTCTACGAAAATAAAATCCGAATCGGGAAACCTTTCAATGTCGATTTGATTCAACAAAAACTGGGTGATTTGATGAATGGAAAAGGACAAACTTTATTCGAAATTTTAGTTGAAATTATAGAATCGCATCAAAACATTAAACTAATTTTGGACTGA